One genomic region from Parerythrobacter aestuarii encodes:
- the proB gene encoding glutamate 5-kinase: MVAHLIGKLTDLRDTRACPLLVVKLGSSLLVGPDGQPREAWLAGLVKELAGLHAAGQKTIIVSSGAIALGAAQLGLPERGRRSLADAQAAASVGQIALARLWSEGLARHGLVAAQMLLTLDDLEDRSRYLNASATLERLLEAGAVPVINENDSVATEEIRFGDNDRLAARVGQAAGASAVLLLSDVDGLFDRNPSDDGAKLVPIVEQLDETIRAMATAETASGLGSGGMVSKLQAADIATRAGVVLAIVNGTCDTPLDRSLGEGIGTLFLAQSGAGARKGWLGGRMAPLGTLRVDAGCAEALGKGASLLAAGIVGVSGNFGRGDLVKICNVKGQAIAQGLSEYPVHEVQAIAGKRADEQAELLGYAPRAAVIHRDHMVML; this comes from the coding sequence ATGGTCGCCCATCTGATCGGCAAGCTCACTGACCTTCGCGACACACGCGCTTGCCCGCTACTGGTGGTCAAGCTCGGATCCTCGTTGCTGGTCGGGCCTGACGGCCAACCGCGCGAGGCGTGGCTGGCGGGGCTGGTCAAGGAGCTGGCCGGTCTGCACGCAGCGGGACAGAAGACTATTATCGTGAGTTCCGGCGCCATCGCGCTGGGTGCGGCGCAGCTGGGCTTGCCCGAACGCGGACGGCGCAGCCTTGCCGACGCCCAGGCAGCGGCTTCGGTTGGCCAAATCGCACTTGCGCGACTGTGGTCGGAAGGTCTGGCACGGCATGGCCTGGTGGCGGCGCAAATGCTGTTGACGCTCGACGACCTGGAAGATCGCAGCCGTTACCTCAATGCCTCGGCCACGCTGGAACGACTGCTCGAAGCGGGCGCAGTGCCGGTCATCAACGAGAACGACAGCGTCGCGACGGAGGAAATCCGCTTCGGCGACAACGACAGGCTGGCGGCGCGGGTGGGTCAGGCGGCAGGCGCCAGTGCAGTGTTGCTGCTGAGCGACGTCGACGGTCTGTTTGATCGCAACCCGTCTGACGACGGCGCGAAGCTGGTCCCGATTGTCGAACAACTGGATGAAACCATCCGCGCGATGGCGACCGCCGAAACTGCATCGGGCCTGGGTTCGGGCGGCATGGTGTCCAAGCTGCAGGCCGCAGATATCGCAACTCGTGCCGGGGTGGTGCTCGCTATTGTCAATGGCACCTGTGACACGCCACTCGATCGGTCGTTGGGTGAGGGAATCGGCACGCTGTTCCTCGCGCAATCCGGGGCCGGCGCACGCAAGGGCTGGTTGGGCGGGCGAATGGCCCCGCTTGGCACGCTGCGGGTGGATGCCGGCTGCGCTGAAGCGCTGGGCAAGGGGGCCAGCTTATTGGCGGCTGGTATCGTTGGCGTTTCCGGCAATTTCGGGCGCGGCGACCTGGTCAAGATCTGCAATGTCAAAGGCCAGGCCATCGCGCAGGGGCTGAGCGAGTATCCCGTCCACGAAGTGCAGGCGATCGCTGGCAAGCGTGCCGACGAACAGGCCGAGTTGCTCGGCTACGCTCCACGCGCGGCGGTGATCCATCGCGATCACATGGTGATGCTATGA
- a CDS encoding NAD-dependent epimerase/dehydratase family protein, whose product MTVAITGGTGFVGQALIDLAAQRDVKLRSLARKIPGETRGVEWVRGDLAAPPALEQLVDRVDAVVHIAGQVRATDPADFEAANVTGTLNIIEAALAARVSRFIFVSSLAAREPELSTYGASKARAEKLVRASGLDWTIIRPPAVYGPRDGEMLDLFKMANRGVVPMPESGHASMIHVGDLARLLLAVLPSSEETTGKTFEPDDGKNGGWEHRELARAIGWSLGKRPFVPRLSRTMLDLAAKVDMKLRGANAKLTFDRVGYMCHPDWVSGIDAKPPESLWKPKIPTREGLKATARWYKEEGWL is encoded by the coding sequence ATGACCGTCGCTATCACCGGCGGGACCGGCTTTGTCGGGCAGGCTCTGATTGACCTTGCGGCACAAAGAGATGTGAAGCTGCGCTCTCTCGCTCGCAAGATTCCTGGCGAGACGCGCGGTGTGGAATGGGTCCGGGGAGATCTGGCTGCGCCACCGGCACTTGAACAACTTGTCGATCGTGTAGACGCTGTCGTTCATATCGCAGGGCAGGTGCGCGCGACCGACCCGGCAGACTTCGAAGCGGCCAATGTCACCGGCACCCTCAACATCATCGAAGCTGCGTTGGCTGCACGCGTGTCGCGTTTCATTTTCGTATCTTCACTGGCCGCGCGCGAACCCGAGCTGTCCACTTATGGTGCGTCGAAGGCGCGGGCAGAGAAGCTGGTACGGGCGAGCGGGCTTGATTGGACCATTATTCGCCCGCCGGCAGTCTATGGTCCGCGCGACGGCGAGATGCTGGACCTGTTCAAGATGGCCAATCGCGGCGTTGTGCCGATGCCGGAGAGCGGCCATGCGTCCATGATTCACGTCGGCGACCTTGCGCGGTTGCTGCTGGCTGTGTTGCCGTCAAGTGAAGAGACGACTGGAAAGACTTTCGAGCCCGACGACGGGAAGAACGGCGGCTGGGAGCACCGCGAACTTGCCCGCGCGATCGGCTGGTCCCTTGGCAAGCGACCGTTCGTACCGCGCCTTTCGCGTACGATGTTGGACCTTGCTGCGAAGGTGGATATGAAGTTGCGTGGTGCCAACGCCAAGCTCACATTCGATCGGGTTGGCTATATGTGCCACCCCGACTGGGTCTCAGGTATAGATGCCAAACCACCGGAATCGCTCTGGAAACCGAAAATCCCTACTCGCGAAGGCCTGAAGGCCACGGCACGGTGGTACAAAGAGGAAGGCTGGCTCTAG
- a CDS encoding DUF998 domain-containing protein → MQHAWVKRELPVDSGQQRLAFRLAVTGVLAIIAAMTVGPMFSPTEFSWVAHSTSEQAGQHLPGAWIMRSGFVAYGLGTLAAATLTWHRRSWVSAALALFGIGLVATAIWSNAPIVPDLPVDLHQDWLHSIASAVVGTAFAAACAARLFLPGGQHRDRVAWCGLIISVLVPMAMGWLPELRGLLQRAMFAYSFLFVLREFRPG, encoded by the coding sequence GTGCAGCACGCATGGGTGAAGCGCGAATTGCCCGTTGATTCAGGACAACAACGGCTAGCCTTCAGGCTAGCCGTGACAGGAGTCCTTGCGATCATTGCGGCAATGACCGTCGGGCCGATGTTCTCCCCGACGGAATTTTCCTGGGTTGCTCATTCAACATCCGAACAGGCGGGCCAGCACTTGCCCGGCGCATGGATCATGCGTAGCGGATTTGTTGCCTATGGGTTGGGCACTTTAGCCGCTGCTACACTGACCTGGCACAGAAGATCATGGGTATCGGCGGCGCTGGCCCTGTTCGGAATCGGGCTGGTTGCAACCGCCATTTGGTCAAACGCCCCCATTGTCCCGGATCTTCCGGTCGATCTGCATCAGGACTGGCTGCATTCGATCGCCTCAGCTGTCGTCGGCACTGCATTTGCGGCGGCTTGCGCAGCTCGCTTGTTTCTTCCCGGAGGACAGCACCGAGACCGGGTGGCCTGGTGTGGCCTAATCATCTCCGTACTCGTCCCAATGGCAATGGGCTGGCTACCGGAACTGCGCGGATTGCTGCAACGCGCGATGTTCGCTTACAGCTTTCTGTTCGTTCTGCGCGAATTCAGACCCGGCTAG
- a CDS encoding phosphoadenylyl-sulfate reductase, with protein sequence MNELRAIDRIETGPRFSEHDAVRLNRMFRGSSAQEMLEAVIRDNLAGEIAVVSSFGAESAVLLHLIAEVDPGVPVLFLETGKHFPETLAYRDELVERIGLKNLVNIYPCLGELETRDETGLRWSYDPDGCCEIRKVKPLARALVGYDATFTGRKAFQSSTRANLPRFEIDTSDEQGRLKINPLIDWNASNIEGYMIEHDLPRHPLVALGYPSIGCSPCTHKVAPGEDPRSGRWKGWDKTECGIHTPLGPDGELPPGYEPAF encoded by the coding sequence ATGAATGAACTGCGCGCCATCGACCGGATCGAGACCGGCCCGCGTTTTAGCGAGCATGACGCGGTTCGGCTCAACCGTATGTTTCGCGGTTCAAGCGCGCAGGAGATGCTCGAAGCGGTGATCCGTGACAACCTCGCGGGCGAGATCGCGGTGGTTTCCAGCTTCGGCGCGGAAAGCGCGGTGCTGCTGCACCTGATTGCCGAGGTCGACCCCGGCGTACCGGTGCTGTTCCTCGAGACCGGCAAGCATTTTCCCGAGACGCTGGCCTATCGCGACGAGCTGGTCGAGCGCATCGGGCTCAAGAACCTCGTCAATATCTACCCATGCCTCGGCGAACTTGAGACACGCGACGAGACCGGCCTGCGCTGGTCCTATGACCCCGATGGCTGCTGCGAGATTCGCAAGGTCAAGCCACTGGCGCGCGCGCTGGTTGGCTATGACGCGACCTTCACCGGGCGCAAGGCGTTCCAGTCCAGCACCCGCGCCAACTTGCCGCGGTTCGAGATCGACACTTCGGACGAACAGGGCCGGCTCAAGATCAATCCACTGATCGACTGGAATGCGAGCAACATCGAAGGCTACATGATCGAGCACGACCTGCCGCGCCACCCGCTGGTAGCGCTGGGCTATCCCTCGATCGGCTGCTCCCCCTGCACCCACAAGGTCGCCCCGGGCGAAGACCCGCGCTCCGGTCGCTGGAAAGGGTGGGACAAGACCGAATGCGGTATCCACACCCCGCTGGGGCCGGACGGCGAACTGCCGCCGGGTTATGAGCCGGCGTTCTGA
- a CDS encoding DUF934 domain-containing protein — MADSFGTSPDDVQFRFRDDETADIAQVTVDSFLEQDDAAAVRIEPGDDASALIPHLTRLRLVEVNFPVFGDGRGYSSARTLREAGYSGELRAVGDVLVDQLAYMRRCGFDSFAPDKPLDEDDAQAALERWPYAYQSAADARRTIAELRHE, encoded by the coding sequence ATGGCTGATTCATTTGGTACCAGCCCCGACGACGTCCAGTTCCGCTTCCGTGATGACGAGACTGCCGACATCGCACAGGTCACCGTCGATAGCTTCCTGGAGCAGGACGATGCCGCAGCGGTGCGGATCGAGCCCGGCGACGATGCCAGCGCGCTGATCCCGCATCTCACCCGGCTGAGGCTGGTCGAAGTCAACTTCCCGGTTTTCGGTGACGGGCGCGGTTATTCCTCCGCCCGCACATTGCGCGAGGCCGGCTATTCCGGCGAGCTGCGCGCCGTTGGCGATGTCCTGGTCGACCAGCTGGCCTATATGCGGCGCTGCGGTTTCGACAGCTTCGCGCCTGACAAGCCGCTCGACGAGGATGATGCACAGGCCGCGCTCGAGCGCTGGCCCTATGCCTACCAGTCGGCCGCCGATGCCCGCCGCACAATTGCAGAGTTACGCCATGAATGA
- a CDS encoding nitrite/sulfite reductase yields MYRYDQYDQAMVDTRVEEFRDQTRRRLEGRLSEDQFKPLRLMNGLYLQLHAYMLRVAIPYGTLDSRQMHALADIADKYDRGYGHFTTRQNIQYNWIKLADAPDLLADLAKVEMHAIQTSGNCIRNISSDHFAGAAADELVDPRPYAELLRQWSSFHPEFSYLPRKFKIAVIASDADRAAMKLHDIGIQIVKNDSGELGAAFYVGGGMGRTPMIAPLIRDFVPLDHLVTYAEACLRVYNRHGRRDNKYKARIKILVHEMGAEEYTRQVEEEFSHLLEQGVEPPLAELERIKPFFEAPAFQDASGDTADRSDPDFALWVDRNTHPHKREGYVSAVISLKPVGGIPGDASAHQMHVMAELAKAYSFDELRVMHTQNIVLPHVRKADLYTLWRTLEAEGLGTPNLDQIDDIIACPGLDYCSLANARSIPIAQKISERFAANGKGDTLGELKLKISGCINACGHHHAGHIGILGVDRKGTENYQLLLGGSEAADTSLAKITGPGFDEDGIVDAVETVSDLYLQQREDGERFLDTYRRIGMAPFKEALYG; encoded by the coding sequence ATGTATCGCTATGACCAATACGACCAGGCCATGGTCGACACGCGCGTGGAGGAATTCCGCGACCAGACCCGCCGCCGACTGGAAGGCAGGCTGAGCGAAGACCAGTTCAAGCCGCTGCGGCTGATGAACGGGCTCTATCTCCAGCTGCACGCCTACATGCTGCGGGTCGCCATCCCTTATGGCACGCTGGACAGCCGCCAGATGCATGCGCTGGCCGATATCGCCGACAAGTACGACCGCGGATACGGCCATTTCACCACGCGGCAGAACATCCAGTACAACTGGATCAAGCTGGCCGACGCGCCCGACCTGCTGGCCGACCTTGCCAAGGTCGAAATGCACGCGATCCAGACCAGCGGCAATTGCATCCGCAATATCTCGTCCGATCATTTCGCCGGCGCTGCGGCGGATGAGCTCGTAGATCCAAGGCCTTACGCTGAATTGCTCAGGCAGTGGTCGAGCTTCCACCCCGAATTCAGCTATTTGCCGCGCAAGTTCAAGATCGCCGTGATCGCCAGCGATGCCGACCGCGCAGCAATGAAGCTGCACGATATTGGCATCCAGATCGTGAAGAACGACAGCGGCGAGCTGGGCGCGGCATTCTATGTCGGTGGCGGCATGGGCCGGACCCCGATGATCGCTCCGCTGATCCGCGATTTCGTGCCGCTCGACCATCTGGTGACCTATGCCGAGGCCTGTCTGCGGGTCTACAACCGCCACGGCCGCCGCGACAACAAGTACAAGGCTCGCATCAAGATCCTCGTCCATGAAATGGGGGCGGAGGAATACACCCGCCAGGTCGAAGAAGAGTTCTCCCATCTGCTGGAGCAGGGCGTGGAGCCCCCGCTTGCAGAACTGGAACGGATCAAGCCTTTCTTCGAAGCGCCTGCTTTCCAGGATGCGAGCGGTGACACCGCGGACCGCAGCGATCCCGACTTTGCACTCTGGGTCGATCGCAACACCCATCCGCACAAGCGCGAGGGCTATGTCTCCGCCGTCATCAGCCTCAAGCCCGTTGGCGGCATCCCCGGTGACGCTTCCGCACACCAGATGCATGTGATGGCCGAGCTGGCAAAGGCCTATTCATTCGACGAGCTCAGGGTCATGCATACGCAGAACATCGTCCTGCCGCATGTCCGCAAGGCCGATCTCTACACACTGTGGCGAACGCTTGAAGCGGAAGGCCTCGGCACTCCAAACCTCGACCAGATCGACGATATCATCGCCTGCCCGGGGCTCGACTATTGCAGCCTCGCCAACGCCCGCTCGATCCCGATAGCGCAGAAGATCTCCGAACGCTTCGCCGCAAATGGCAAGGGCGATACGTTGGGCGAGCTCAAGCTCAAGATCAGCGGTTGCATCAACGCCTGCGGACATCACCATGCCGGCCATATCGGCATTCTCGGCGTCGACCGGAAAGGTACTGAGAACTACCAGCTGCTGCTCGGGGGCAGCGAGGCGGCGGATACTTCGCTCGCAAAGATTACCGGCCCCGGTTTCGACGAGGACGGCATTGTCGACGCGGTCGAAACTGTGTCCGATCTCTATCTCCAGCAACGCGAGGATGGCGAACGCTTCCTCGATACCTATCGTCGCATTGGCATGGCCCCGTTCAAGGAGGCGCTTTATGGATAA
- a CDS encoding DUF2849 domain-containing protein — protein sequence MRILTGNDLKSGAVVWWDGTGWSAYVDHAVDVGDRANEVAAREESARRVNAPYAIDAERTEQGVRPAHIKDRVRALGPTVRPDLTLKPSEPDIGSWVI from the coding sequence ATGAGAATCCTGACCGGAAACGACCTCAAAAGCGGGGCCGTCGTATGGTGGGACGGCACCGGCTGGTCCGCCTATGTCGACCACGCTGTCGACGTCGGCGACCGCGCCAATGAAGTCGCTGCGCGAGAGGAATCCGCCCGCCGCGTCAACGCCCCCTATGCTATCGATGCCGAACGCACCGAACAGGGCGTGCGACCTGCCCACATCAAGGACCGCGTCCGGGCTTTGGGTCCGACCGTTCGGCCTGACCTTACCCTCAAACCCTCCGAGCCCGACATCGGCAGCTGGGTGATCTGA
- the cobA gene encoding uroporphyrinogen-III C-methyltransferase encodes MAQTGTIYLVGAGPGDADLLTLRAATLLQSAKLVVHDGLVDPSILALVGSDATMISVAKSRSKHTLRQDDINALLVREALAGRDVIRLKGGDPFIFGRGGEEAEAAHAAGVPVEVVPGISAANGAAAAAQIALTHREASSMVTFVAGQCKGLADQDWAGLAGKGRTLVIYMGVKTAPQIAEKLMADGLAPDMPVAVIENGARPTMRVLRGVLAALPEIVSRERVVTPALIVIGEVAARPPKGGLASPDTALAALAKEAFQ; translated from the coding sequence ATGGCACAAACCGGAACCATCTATCTCGTGGGCGCTGGCCCCGGCGACGCGGACTTGCTCACCCTGCGGGCCGCCACGCTGCTTCAGTCAGCCAAGCTGGTGGTACATGACGGGCTAGTCGACCCTTCGATCCTTGCGCTCGTAGGGTCGGACGCGACGATGATATCTGTCGCCAAGAGCCGGTCGAAGCATACCCTGCGGCAGGATGACATCAATGCCCTGCTGGTGCGCGAAGCGCTCGCCGGGCGCGACGTAATCCGACTCAAGGGCGGTGATCCCTTCATCTTCGGTCGCGGCGGTGAAGAGGCGGAGGCAGCCCACGCCGCCGGCGTCCCGGTCGAGGTTGTTCCGGGTATCAGCGCCGCCAACGGCGCTGCCGCAGCGGCCCAGATCGCGCTCACGCATCGTGAAGCCTCCAGCATGGTCACTTTCGTGGCCGGACAGTGCAAGGGGCTGGCCGACCAGGATTGGGCCGGACTTGCCGGCAAGGGCCGCACTCTGGTGATCTACATGGGCGTCAAGACCGCTCCTCAGATCGCCGAAAAGCTGATGGCCGATGGCCTGGCACCTGACATGCCGGTTGCGGTCATCGAGAATGGTGCTCGCCCAACCATGCGCGTGCTGCGCGGCGTACTGGCCGCGCTCCCGGAAATCGTATCGCGAGAGAGGGTTGTTACCCCGGCCCTCATCGTGATTGGCGAGGTCGCCGCACGACCCCCAAAAGGCGGCCTCGCCTCCCCCGATACTGCACTCGCCGCACTGGCGAAGGAGGCATTTCAATGA
- a CDS encoding mechanosensitive ion channel family protein — MTTAAPAATSTATPTALAPPEAVPLVNPATGEPLLDPETGEQLTGIPAQQPTQYLDPATGDVMLNPETGDPLIATPQPTPTPEPSPTEAIAAADNAREAMSEKSETIGDMVDSMDAMAIELGDMRLSLWDVLYASAIVLLVILAAWVFTKAAHALLSRFTRLDETQRLLSEKITTIVVWAAAFFLGIDLLGIDLTALAVFSGAFGLAIGFGLQKTFGNLIAGIILLMDKSIKPGDVIAIADQSGASTFGQIRKIGIRAVSITTRDQKEYLIPNENLMINQVENWSYSSKNVRVQVPVGISYNCDIKLAEKLMLEAAKSVKRIKKTPPPTIWLDQYGESSVDFVIHCWISDPEDGIGNVRSEVLKKLWDLFQEAGIEIPFPQRDINLRSNEQFDQLVAAISQRVHSDGKG, encoded by the coding sequence ATGACGACAGCCGCGCCTGCCGCCACTTCAACCGCCACGCCGACCGCGTTAGCACCCCCTGAAGCCGTGCCGTTGGTCAATCCGGCCACCGGCGAGCCGCTGCTCGATCCCGAAACCGGGGAGCAACTGACCGGTATTCCTGCGCAGCAACCGACCCAGTACCTCGACCCGGCAACCGGCGACGTCATGCTGAATCCGGAAACCGGCGATCCGCTAATCGCGACACCGCAGCCGACGCCAACGCCAGAGCCTTCGCCGACTGAAGCCATTGCTGCGGCCGACAATGCCAGGGAAGCCATGAGCGAGAAGAGCGAGACCATCGGCGACATGGTCGATTCGATGGATGCCATGGCCATCGAACTGGGCGACATGCGGCTGTCCCTGTGGGACGTGCTTTACGCTTCAGCGATAGTCCTGTTGGTCATCCTTGCCGCCTGGGTCTTCACCAAGGCTGCCCATGCCCTGCTCAGCCGCTTTACCCGGCTCGACGAAACGCAGCGCCTGCTGTCCGAAAAAATCACCACTATCGTTGTGTGGGCTGCAGCCTTCTTCCTTGGCATCGACTTGCTCGGGATCGACCTGACAGCGCTTGCGGTATTCTCCGGCGCATTCGGCCTTGCCATCGGTTTCGGCCTGCAGAAGACCTTCGGTAACCTGATCGCCGGGATCATCCTGCTGATGGACAAGTCGATCAAGCCGGGCGACGTCATCGCCATTGCCGACCAGTCGGGCGCTTCAACCTTCGGCCAGATCCGCAAGATCGGCATCCGGGCGGTGTCGATCACCACGCGCGACCAGAAGGAATACCTGATCCCGAACGAAAACCTGATGATCAACCAGGTCGAGAACTGGTCCTATTCCAGCAAGAATGTGCGGGTGCAGGTGCCGGTCGGGATCAGCTACAATTGCGATATCAAACTGGCCGAGAAACTGATGCTGGAGGCTGCCAAGAGCGTCAAACGCATCAAGAAGACTCCGCCACCCACGATCTGGCTCGACCAGTATGGCGAAAGCTCGGTCGATTTTGTCATCCATTGCTGGATCTCCGACCCCGAAGACGGGATCGGCAATGTGCGTTCGGAAGTGCTCAAGAAGCTGTGGGACCTGTTCCAGGAAGCAGGTATCGAAATACCGTTCCCCCAGCGCGATATCAACTTGCGCAGCAACGAACAGTTCGACCAGCTGGTCGCAGCAATAAGCCAACGGGTGCACAGCGACGGCAAAGGCTAG
- the metC gene encoding cystathionine beta-lyase, with protein sequence MGWRPGNAQGNGSGTLSEDKPKRPGTRLVEAGRRQEWTGPVVNPPVWRASTHLYPNEAARKAAQANNVDGQFYYGRRGAPTQWSLCEALTEIEPGAFGTVIYPSGTAAIVQALMAVLRPGDVLLVTDNAYEPSRNIASGILKRFGVTPRFFDPLDVEGFAAQFCDKTKAVLFESPGSLTMEVQDIPALSAVAREKGAVSLIDNTWASPLGFPALERGCDISIMSLTKHVSGHSDVMMGSASARDERLYKRLRATAQQMGNIVSPDDAALMLRGLRTMEVRLERETKSALAIAGWLSGREEVAHVLCPLLPAAPGHDLWQRDFTGGCGLLSFILRGRREEQRAAFVDTLELFGIGYSWGGFESLVIPFDPKGIRTATPWPPGGWDMDDRLGIRLSVGLEDPQDLIEDLDRAFTAMDQA encoded by the coding sequence ATGGGGTGGCGACCCGGCAACGCCCAAGGAAACGGGAGCGGCACGCTGAGCGAGGACAAACCGAAGCGACCGGGTACCAGGCTCGTCGAGGCAGGTCGTCGCCAGGAATGGACCGGGCCGGTGGTCAATCCGCCGGTATGGCGTGCGAGCACGCATCTCTATCCCAACGAGGCGGCGCGCAAGGCAGCACAGGCCAACAATGTCGACGGCCAGTTCTACTACGGTCGCCGCGGCGCACCGACCCAATGGTCGCTGTGCGAAGCGCTGACCGAGATCGAACCGGGGGCGTTTGGCACCGTCATTTACCCCAGCGGGACAGCAGCGATCGTGCAGGCCTTGATGGCGGTGCTGCGCCCGGGTGATGTTTTGCTGGTAACCGACAATGCCTACGAGCCCAGCCGCAATATCGCCAGCGGGATCCTCAAGCGGTTCGGGGTTACCCCGCGCTTCTTCGATCCGCTGGATGTCGAAGGTTTTGCCGCGCAGTTCTGCGACAAGACCAAGGCGGTGCTGTTCGAGAGCCCGGGCAGCCTGACAATGGAAGTGCAGGACATCCCGGCTCTTTCTGCGGTCGCACGCGAGAAGGGCGCGGTCTCGCTGATCGACAACACCTGGGCCTCACCGCTTGGCTTCCCGGCACTGGAGCGGGGCTGTGACATCTCCATCATGTCTTTGACCAAGCATGTCTCCGGACATTCCGACGTGATGATGGGCTCCGCCAGCGCGCGCGATGAGCGGCTTTACAAGCGCCTGCGCGCAACCGCGCAGCAGATGGGCAATATCGTCTCCCCCGACGATGCTGCACTTATGCTGCGGGGACTGAGGACCATGGAAGTCCGGCTCGAGCGCGAAACCAAGAGCGCGCTAGCGATTGCAGGGTGGCTTTCAGGCCGGGAAGAGGTGGCACACGTGCTCTGCCCGCTCTTGCCCGCCGCCCCAGGTCACGACCTGTGGCAGCGCGACTTTACCGGCGGCTGCGGCCTGCTCTCCTTCATCCTCAGAGGCAGGAGGGAGGAGCAGCGTGCAGCATTTGTCGATACGCTTGAGTTGTTCGGCATCGGTTACAGCTGGGGCGGGTTCGAGAGCCTCGTTATCCCCTTCGATCCTAAGGGGATACGCACGGCAACCCCTTGGCCGCCTGGCGGCTGGGATATGGACGACCGGCTCGGTATCAGGCTATCGGTCGGGCTCGAAGACCCGCAGGACCTGATCGAAGATCTCGATCGAGCCTTTACAGCGATGGACCAAGCATGA
- a CDS encoding sulfurtransferase, with product MDMLVSTQWLAFELGADDLVVLDASLHLPQTDRNAAEEFAAAHIPGARFLDLASVHQPGSSMPGKIPDAIHLESRLAILGVAPGSRIVLYDDSALRTACRAWFLLKMFGLDDVAVLDGGFTKWREEGRPLETERPPAGKVPGITLLPDTTLLRDKQAMLANCDTGAEQVVDARDAERFTGEAEDLIHNLPGGHIPGARNVCFSDLLREDGTFRPIDEMRWAFEDAGISLDDPIITSCGSGVTASVLVFALHLMGITTVALYDGSWSEWGGDPATPKETGAAR from the coding sequence ATGTTGGTTTCGACACAATGGCTGGCGTTCGAACTGGGCGCTGACGATCTCGTCGTGCTCGATGCGTCGCTGCACTTGCCGCAGACCGACCGCAACGCAGCCGAAGAATTCGCCGCTGCGCATATCCCCGGGGCACGTTTCCTCGACCTGGCAAGCGTCCACCAGCCCGGCTCTTCCATGCCCGGCAAGATCCCCGACGCCATACACCTGGAATCGCGCCTGGCGATCCTGGGCGTCGCACCCGGCAGCCGCATCGTGCTGTATGACGATTCCGCGCTGCGGACGGCGTGCCGCGCATGGTTCCTGCTGAAGATGTTCGGGCTCGACGATGTCGCTGTGCTCGACGGAGGCTTTACCAAGTGGCGCGAAGAGGGGCGCCCACTGGAAACCGAGCGCCCGCCGGCGGGCAAGGTGCCCGGCATCACTCTGTTGCCCGACACTACCCTGCTCCGCGACAAGCAAGCCATGCTCGCCAATTGCGATACCGGAGCAGAACAGGTCGTCGATGCGCGCGATGCAGAGCGCTTCACCGGCGAAGCCGAGGACCTGATCCACAATTTGCCCGGCGGCCACATCCCCGGAGCCCGCAATGTGTGTTTTTCCGACCTTTTGCGTGAAGACGGGACATTCCGCCCGATTGACGAAATGCGTTGGGCCTTCGAGGATGCCGGGATTTCGCTCGACGATCCCATCATCACCAGTTGCGGCAGCGGAGTGACCGCATCGGTCCTGGTCTTCGCGCTGCATCTGATGGGGATCACTACAGTCGCGCTCTACGATGGCAGCTGGTCGGAATGGGGTGGCGACCCGGCAACGCCCAAGGAAACGGGAGCGGCACGCTGA